In one Rhopalosiphum padi isolate XX-2018 chromosome 3, ASM2088224v1, whole genome shotgun sequence genomic region, the following are encoded:
- the LOC132926700 gene encoding adenosine 5'-monophosphoramidase HINT3-like: protein MTEESPVNLNIVETTKTLVKNCIFCNLITANDPNIILEPRSDQFVIIKDIKPVATHHFLVLSEKHIKSSKSLQPNEQDCNLLKSMVAAAKQILLNNGCDLNDIRMGFHWPPFYSIGHLHLHAISPASSMSAFNRFVAFNPSFSYVFVDVDYVLKRIGCKDTNETENPSSVSKQ, encoded by the exons atgacAGAAGAATCACCAGTTAATTTGAACATCGTGGAAACAACCAAAACActagttaaaaattgtatattttgcaACTTAATTACCGCCAACGACCCAAATATTATTCTTGAGCCTcga AGCGatcaatttgttattattaaagacATTAAACCAGTGGCTACTCACCATTTCTTAGTGTTGAgtgaaaaacatataaaaagttCTAAAAGTTTACAACCTAATGAACAAGATTGTAATTTAC TCAAAAGCATGGTTGCAGctgcaaaacaaatattattaaacaatggtTGTGATTTAAATGACATAAG AATGGGTTTTCATTGGCCTCCATTTTATTCAATAGGACATTTGCATCTTCACGCCATCAGCCCTGCTAGTTCAATGTCTGCTTTCAATCGTTTTGTTGCATTCAATCCAAGTTTCAGTTATGTTTTTGTTGat gTAGATTATGTGTTGAAACGTATCGGTTGCAAAGATACAAATGAAACAGAAAATCCATCTTCAGTCAGCAAACAGTGA
- the LOC132926699 gene encoding 3'(2'),5'-bisphosphate nucleotidase 1 produces MAQGPALVCRLLASSVSVAHKAGKIIRDVMQKGDLGIIEKGENDLQTEADRSAQRCIVASFKNLYPNVNIVAEEVDKISQNLDVPADWLITDLDPKILDLECPKSLQDVTEDQVTIWIDPLDGTSEFTKGLIDHVTILIGVCVNDEAVAGVIYQPFWQNHGRALWGLVGSGIGGFELKEPPQTKKVYVTTRSHYDKAIEQFIDGLKPCEIIRVGGAGNKVLYILEGKAHAYVYPSAGCKRWDTAAPEAVLRAAGGELTDVHGNKYSYSKENEKDPLNKYGVFATAPSYNHTEFMKLICDIQSKTVKND; encoded by the exons atggcTCAAGGACCAGCTTTAGTTTGTAGACTTTTGGCTTCATCAGTATCTGTTGCTCATAAAGCAGGTAAAATAATTCGCGATGTTATGCAAAAAGGAGATTTAGGAATAATTGAAAag GGTGAAAATGATTTACAAACTGAAGCTGATAGATCTGCACAACGTTGTATAGTTGCATCGTTTAAAAATCTGTATCCAAATGTGAATATTGTAGCAGAAGAAGTTGATAAAATTAGTCAGAATTTGGATGTTCCTGCAGATTGGCTAATTACTGATCTTGATCCTAAAATATTGGATTTAGAGTGTCCAAAATCATTACAAGATGTTACAGAAGATCAA gtAACAATTTGGATTGATCCATTAGATGGAACATCAGAATTTACCAAAG GTTTAATAGATcatgttacaatattaattgGGGTATGTGTTAATGATGAAGCTGTGGCTGGAGTAATTTATCAACCATTTTGGCAAAACCATGGTCGAGCTCTTTGGGGTCTAGTTGGTAGTGGCATAGGTGGGTTTGAGTTAAAAGAACCCCCTCaaacaaaaaaagtatatgTAACAACAAGGAGTCACTATGATAAGGCAATAGAACAATTTATTGATGGCTTAAAACCTTGTGAAATTATACGAGTTGGTGGTGCTGGAAATAAG GTACTTTATATATTGGAAGGCAAAGCACATGCTTATGTTTATCCTAGTGCTGGTTGCAAACGATGGGATACAGCAGCCCCAGAGGCAGTGCTAAGAGCAGCTGGTGGTGAATTAACAGATGTACATGGAAATAAATACAGTTATAGCAAGGAGAATGAAAAAGATCCTTTGAATAAATATGGAGTATTTGCCACAGCTCCTTCTTATAACCATACTGAATTCATGAAACTTATTTGTGACATTCAgtcaaaaactgtaaaaaatgaTTAG